Proteins from a single region of Megachile rotundata isolate GNS110a chromosome 7, iyMegRotu1, whole genome shotgun sequence:
- the EloB gene encoding transcription elongation factor elongin B codes for MDVFLMIRRKNMTIFTDAKDNTTVLELKKIIEGILKIPPVNQQLFNKDNVVMSDSKFLSDYGLTSATAKAQCPALVGLAVRQENGQFETLEMTPFSLPPDLPDVMKSQESNSQE; via the exons ATG GATGTATTTCTAATGATTCGACGAAAAAATATGACGATATTTACTGACGCAAAAGATAATACCACAGTTCTTGAACTTAAGAAAATTATAGAAG GTATATTAAAAATACCACCTGTAAATCAGCAGCTGTTCAACAAAGATAATGTTGTAATGTCAGACAGTAAATTTTTATCTGATTATGGATTAACATCAGCAACTGCCAAAGCACAGTGTCCTGCATTAGTAGGATTAGCTGTTCGCCAAGAAAATGgtcaatttgaaactttagagaTGACACCATTTTCATTGCCACCTGACCTACCAGATGTCATGAAATCTCAAGAATCCAATAGCCAAGAATAG
- the LOC100877752 gene encoding esterase AGAP003155 isoform X1 has product MVGIIFSVISILALHGYAQSDITFKSKLGSLRKGFKREIEFTFLRAPHKVSMQKNFGIDETEEGYGWWFNTEDHIFKATIPSNLSVGFEDSIAVIEKIFQESGPFDGILGFSQGAAFAVILCFMQQKNLLQIKFDFAIIISGFKSLCKPHTMYYDGKISIPSLHIYGETDQVIPAESAKEINEMFINKVTLTHIGGHYVPSKKDYYKEFITDMTLQKNRRDN; this is encoded by the exons ATGGTGGGGATAATTTTCTCAGTTATATCG ataCTTGCTCTTCATGGATATGCTCAATCGGATATTACTTTTAAATCAAAATTAGGTTCTTTGAGAAAAGGATTTAAAAGAGAAattgaatttacatttttaagagCACCGCATAAAGTTTCAATGCAAAAGAATTTTGGCATTGATGAAACAGAGGAAG GATATGGATGGTGGTTTAATACAGAAGATCATATATTTAAAGCAACTATTCCAAGCAATTTATCTGTAGGTTTTGAAGATAGTATAGCTGTAATTGAAAAGATATTTCAAGAGTCTGGTCCTTTCGATGGCATTTTAGGCTTTTCACAGGGTGCAGCATTTGCAGTTATACTGTGTTTTATGCAACAAAAAAatc TGTTACAAATCAAATTTGATTTCGCAATTATTATATCTGGATTCAAGTCATTATGTAAACCTCATACAATGTATTATGATGGAAAAATAAGTATACCTTCATTACACATATATGGAGAAACTGATCAAGTTATTCCAGCAG AATCAGCgaaagaaattaatgaaatgtttataaataaagtaaCATTAACTCATATAGGCGGGCATTATGTACCAAGCAAAAAGGATTATTATAAGGAATTTATTACGGACATGACATTACAAAAAAACAGAAGGGACAATTAA
- the LOC100877752 gene encoding esterase AGAP003155 isoform X2, which yields MNKTPQKLRILALHGYAQSDITFKSKLGSLRKGFKREIEFTFLRAPHKVSMQKNFGIDETEEGYGWWFNTEDHIFKATIPSNLSVGFEDSIAVIEKIFQESGPFDGILGFSQGAAFAVILCFMQQKNLLQIKFDFAIIISGFKSLCKPHTMYYDGKISIPSLHIYGETDQVIPAESAKEINEMFINKVTLTHIGGHYVPSKKDYYKEFITDMTLQKNRRDN from the exons ATGAATAAGACACCTCAAAAATTACga ataCTTGCTCTTCATGGATATGCTCAATCGGATATTACTTTTAAATCAAAATTAGGTTCTTTGAGAAAAGGATTTAAAAGAGAAattgaatttacatttttaagagCACCGCATAAAGTTTCAATGCAAAAGAATTTTGGCATTGATGAAACAGAGGAAG GATATGGATGGTGGTTTAATACAGAAGATCATATATTTAAAGCAACTATTCCAAGCAATTTATCTGTAGGTTTTGAAGATAGTATAGCTGTAATTGAAAAGATATTTCAAGAGTCTGGTCCTTTCGATGGCATTTTAGGCTTTTCACAGGGTGCAGCATTTGCAGTTATACTGTGTTTTATGCAACAAAAAAatc TGTTACAAATCAAATTTGATTTCGCAATTATTATATCTGGATTCAAGTCATTATGTAAACCTCATACAATGTATTATGATGGAAAAATAAGTATACCTTCATTACACATATATGGAGAAACTGATCAAGTTATTCCAGCAG AATCAGCgaaagaaattaatgaaatgtttataaataaagtaaCATTAACTCATATAGGCGGGCATTATGTACCAAGCAAAAAGGATTATTATAAGGAATTTATTACGGACATGACATTACAAAAAAACAGAAGGGACAATTAA
- the mora gene encoding cysteine and histidine rich domain containing protein gives MSHETTLLHCYNRGCGKKFDPNDNKEGDCIHHPGHPVFHDAYKGWSCCNKKCTDFTEFLNIKGCTKSCHSNVKPPEPEKPAVDKSKTNEIIEVTAQPLNNGPVLERPPFDAPQVTLKPTVSPTLLEQIKGLTSSISEILPQTKVQIGQSCKNNACKATYNGPASDDEVCNHHPGIPIFHEGMKYWSCCQKKTTDFSTFLEQPGCLQGKHKWISENTGKKVNCRMDWHQTGTLIVVSIYAKKYQPDQSTIKLNPIRLTVDLYFIEENSRYNLDLELRGVVDITQSSVNMLPTKVEIKLKKAESGSWAKLNIPRTNEIETEENDKTDENISAQVEAVDLSDL, from the exons ATGTCACATGAAACAACTTTGTTACATTGTTATAATCGTGGTTGTGGTAAGAAGTTTGATCCGAATGATAATAAAGAAG GAGATTGCATTCATCACCCTGGTCATCCGGTATTTCATGATGCTTATAAAGGCTGGTCCTGTTGTAACAAAAAATGTACAGATTTCACAGAATTCTTGAATATCAAAGGATGTACAAAATCTTGTCACTCAAATGTCAAACCACCTGAGCCAGAGAAACCTGCTGTTGACAAATCGAAGACTAACGAAATAATTGAAGTAACTGCTCAGCCTCTCAATAATGGACCTGTGTTGGAAAGGCCTCCTTTTGATGCTCCACAAGTTACATTAAAACCTACTGTGTCACCTACATTATTAGAACAAATTAAAGGATTAACTTCTTCTATATCAGAAATTCTACCACAAACAAAAGTTCAAATTGGACAAAGCTGTAAAAACAATGCATGTAAAGCTACGTACAATGGCCCAGCATCTGATGATGAAGTGTGCAATCATCATCCTGGTATTCCTATTTTTCATGAAGGAATGAAATATTGGTCTTGTTGTCAAAAGAAAACTACAGACTTTTCCACATTCTTAGAACAACCAGGATGTTTGCAAGGAAAACATAAATGGATTTCTGAG AATACTGGTAAAAAAGTTAACTGTAGAATGGATTGGCATCAAACTGGAACATTGATTGTAGTTTCTATTTATGCAAAGAAATACCAGCCAGACCAatcaactattaaattaaatcCTATACGTTTAACTGTGGATCTATATTTTATTGAAGAAAACTCTAGATATAATCTCGATTTAGAACTTAGAGGA GTTGTTGATATTACACAAAGCAGTGTAAATATGCTTCCAACTAaagtagaaattaaattaaaaaaagctGAATCTGGATCATGggcaaaattaaatattcctaGAACAAACGAGATAGAAACAGAAGAAAATGACAAAACTGATGAAAACATTAGCGCACAAGTTGAAGCAGTTGATCTTAGCGATCTTTAA
- the Tace gene encoding ADAM 17-like protease Tace — translation MEIRNTLLIYYIFVTVQITYGLHRNLKYYETIHSTHFQHKIVKRGVQHSYHPYNKINELEFYSHGRYFRLILTPRREVIHSKFKAYEVNGNGEEKSVHLDHESFYHGRVFGEIDSHAQVHIDNGVLTASITISDETFHIEPSWRHLPHLGNETMIVYKSSDVKLSWEHFENGEGHTHGAPKTCGYVKEELNIPVDDEEEFNFESDEHSRAKRQTETYEYTPTKTRCPLLLVADYRFYQEMGASSTKTTINYLISLIDRVHKIYNDTLWQERQEQDGFKGMGFVIKKIVVHSEPTRVRGGETHYNMVREKWDVRTLLEVFSREYSHKDFCLAHLFTDLKFEGGILGLAYVGSPRRNSVGGICTPEYFKNGYTLYLNSGLSSSRNHYGQRVITREADLVTAHEFGHNWGSEHDPDITECSPSASQGGSYLMYTYSVSGYDVNNKRFSPCSLRSIRKVLQAKSGRCFSEPEESFCGNLRVEGDEECDAGLLGTEDNDACCDKNCKLRRSQGAVCSDKNSPCCQGCAFMQIGVKCRDAQYATCEQESRCTGASSECPRSPPMKDGTGCLERGQCRLGKCVPYCETQGLQSCMCDTIGDACKRCCRMSLNETCFPIDPQDILPDGTPCIQGFCNKGVCEKTIQDVVERFWDIIEDININKVMRFLKDNIVGAVIIITAIVWIPTSCVISYIDHRRIKESEKKWRWKHTDELIHPDEQRQVIYIGGQRQRIPQITQQS, via the exons ATGGAAATTCGAAATACACTATTAATATACTATATATTTGTTACTGTACAAATCACtt ATGGTCTCCACAGGAATTTAAAGTATTATGAAACTATTCATTCAACTCATTTCcaacataaaattgtaaaacgagGTGTTCAACATAGCTATCATccttacaataaaataaacgaaTTGGAATTTTATTCTCATGGACG gtattttcgtttaattttaacACCAAGAAGGGAAGTTAttcattctaaatttaaagCATATGAAGTAAATGGTAATGGAGAAGAAAAAAGTGTGCATTTAG ATCATGAAAGCTTTTATCATGGACGCGTATTTGGGGAAATAGATTCTCATGCACAAGTACATATTGATAATGGAGTTCTTACAGCCAGCATTACAATTTCTGATGAAACATTTCATATTGag CCATCTTGGAGACATTTACCTCACTTGGGTAATGAAACAATGATTGTTTATAAGTCGTCAGATGTTAAACTTAGTTGGGAACATTTTGAAAATGGCGAAGGCCATACACATGGGGCACCTAAAACTTGTGGATACGTGAAAGAAGAATTGA ATATTCCAGTAGATGATGAAGAAGAATTTAATTTCGAATCAGATGAACATTCTAGAGCAAAAAGACAAACTGAAACTTATGAGTACACTCCAACAAAAACAAGATGTCCCTTATTACTGGTTGCCGATTACCGTTTTTATCAAGAAATGGGTGCTAGTAGTACAAAAactacaattaattattta ATAAGTTTAATTGACAGagtacataaaatttataacgATACTTTATggcaagaacgacaagaacaaGATGGATTTAAAGGAATGGGTTTTGTTATTAAGAAAATTGTAGTCCATAGTGAACCAACTCGTGTAAGAGGCGGTGAAACTCACTATAATATGGTTAGAGAAAAGTGGGATGTGCGCACTTTGCTCGAg GTTTTCAGTCGTGAATACAGTCATAAGGATTTTTGTTTAGCTCATTTATTTACTGATCTCAAATTCGAAGGTGGCATATTAGGACTAGCATATGTCGGCTCTCCTCGTAGAAATTCAGTAGGTGGCATTTGTACACCAG AGTATTTCAAGAATGGTTATACTTTATATCTTAACTCAGGTTTAAGTTCTAGTAGAAATCATTATGGACAAAGAGTAATTACGAGAGAAGCTGATTTAGTCACTGCACATGAATTTGGACATAATTGGGGTTCTGAACATGATCCAGATATAACA GAATGCAGTCCAAGTGCTAGTCAAGGAGGTTCATatttaatgtatacatatagcGTTAGCGGATATGATGTGAATAATAAG CGTTTTTCACCATGTAGTTTAAGATCTATCAGAAAAGTATTACAAGCAAAGTCTGGTCGCTGTTTTTCTGAACCAGAAGAATCATTTTGCGGTAATTTACGAGTCGAAGGAGACGAAGAATGCGACGCGGGATTACTGGGTACCGAAGATAATGATGCATGTTgtgataaaaattgtaaacttcgTAGAAGTCAAGGAGCAGTTTGCAG tGATAAGAATTCACCTTGCTGTCAAGGCTGTGCATTTATGCAAATAGGTGTAAAATGCAGAGATGCTCAATATGCTACTTGTGAGCAAGAATCTCGTTGTACAGGAGCTTCTAGCGAGTGTCCTAGATCTCCTCCAATGAAAGATGGTACAGGATGCCTTGAGAGAGGTCAATGTAGACTTGGGAAATGTGTACCATATTGTGAAACACAGGGTCTGCAAAGTTGCATGTGTGATACAA TTGGAGACGCATGTAAAAGATGCTGTAGAATGAGTTTAAATGAAACATGTTTTCCGATAGATCCACAGGATATTTTACCAGATGGAACACCATGTATTCAAGGTTTTTGCAATAAg ggCGTTTGCGAGAAAACAATTCAGGATGTGGTTgaaagattttgggatattatcgaggatataaatattaacaaagtcATGCGATTTTTGAAAGATAACATAGTTGGGgcagtaataattattacagcCATTGTATGGATTCCAACAAGTTGCGTTATTAGTTATATTGACCATAGGCGTATTAAAGAAAGTGAAAAAAAATGGCGTTGGAAACATACAGATGAACTCATTCATCCTGATGAACAGAGACAAGTTATTTATATAGGTGGACAACGACAAAGGATACCACAAATTACGCAACAATcgtag
- the IleRS gene encoding isoleucyl-tRNA synthetase, which produces MKEKLPETINFPKEEEIILELWKKLDIFENCLKQSKGKPKYSFYDGPPFATGLPHYGHILAGTIKDIITRYAHQSGYHVERRFGWDTHGLPVEYEIDKSLNIKGPDDVAKMGIANYNKECRSIVMKYATEWEIIVSRIGRWIDFKNDYKTLYPWYMESIWWIFKELYNKSLVYQGVKVMPFSTGCNTPLSNFESGQNYKDVVDPSVVVAFPLVDEPNVSILAWTTTPWTLPSNMALCCNPNYEYVEVKDHFSNNVYIILESSLELLYKSKDVYTIQGKRKGSDLKGKIYKPPFPYFESLRDKGAFIVLNDTYVTAETGTGIVHQAPYFGEDDYRCCLEAGVITKDQEIVCPIDSCGRFIEPVHDFIGKYVKDADKDIIKYLQANKRLIHNSTVKHSYPYCWRSDTPLIYKAVPSWFVRVEAIKEKLIAANSTTYWVPEYVKDKRFGNWLRDARDWAISRNRYWGNPIPLWISEDGQEIVCIGSIAELEELTNTKITDIHRESIDDLTIPSRRPGYPPLRRVPEVFDCWFESGSMPYAQMHYPFENRKEFEESFPADFIGEGIDQTRGWFYTLLVISTALFGKAPFKNLVANGLILASDGQKMSKRKKNYPDPIEIVNKYGADALRLYLINSPVVRAENLRFKEEGVRDVIKDVFLPWYNAFRFLMQNIERFEREEKTIFIYDNSKDVSSNNIMDRWILSFTQTLLQFVKDEMQAYRLYTVVPHLVKYIDNLTNWYVRMNRKRIKGDSGVTDCQQALNTLFCVLYTMVRVNAPFTPFLTEFMFKYLVKILPQSKINMDSVHYQMIPQPCLELIDEKIEKAVFYMQTVIELGRVIRDRKTIPVKYPLPEVVIIHQDAEVLNDITSLKSYILEELNVKELTVTTDKEKYGVKLRAEPDHKVLGSRLKGEFKSITQAIKELSDVQLQTFVATKEITVLGHKLGEQDLRLMFSFTGPAAEQLSEQYEAHSGGNILILLDVTPDESMHNEGVAREVINRVQKLRKKAQLVPSDEAVVYYEIGNQDSNLAKVIISHKDFIENATKTPQEDMSKLSENANIIIEEMQTIKGVNMKLVLVKGQIFQNDNNKPHEEPLLKYVNLELLGMRPRFGATGCLGTVLLETPKSLVPISYEQLRNEIELIFGIYNCSYDLYVNNKIVLKEFDILSLHKQTIQVTKADANKIQSTSVLKYPVCKYVNINGTSGKGTILLENPEGNFNIDNSMLKHRLNLFFKKTNISEPLPKILSGLCGKTLQLN; this is translated from the coding sequence atgaaagaaaaattgcCAGAAACGATTAATTTTCCAAAGGAGGAGGAAattattttggaattatggaagaaattggatatttttgaaaattgtttgaAGCAATCAAAAGGAAAaccaaaatattcattttacgaCGGTCCACCTTTTGCAACCGGTTTACCTCACTATGGACACATACTTGCAGGCACAATAAAAGACATTATAACAAGGTATGCTCATCAATCTGGTTATCACGTGGAAAGAAGATTTGGTTGGGATACTCACGGTTTACCAGTCGAATACGAAATAGACAAAAGTTTGAATATAAAAGGTCCCGATGATGTTGCTAAAATGGGCATagcaaattataataaagaatGTAGAAGCATCGTAATGAAATATGCCACAGAATGGGAAATAATAGTGAGCAGAATCGGCAGGTGGATAGATTTCAAAAATGATTACAAAACATTATATCCTTGGTACATGGAATCTATTTGGTGGATTTTCAAAGAATTATATAACAAAAGCCTTGTGTATCAAGGTGTTAAAGTAATGCCTTTTTCTACTGGTTGTAATACACCGCTGTCTAATTTTGAATCAGGGCAAAATTACAAAGATGTTGTTGATCCTTCTGTAGTTGTGGCATTTCCACTAGTTGATGAACCAAATGTTTCAATTCTAGCATGGACTACTACACCTTGGACCTTACCTAGCAACATGGCTCTTTGCTGTAATCCTAATTATGAATATGTAGAAGTTAAAGATCATTTTTCTAATAATGTTTACATTATATTGGAATCAAGTTTAGAACTTCTATACAAATCTAAAGATGTGTATACTATACAAGGTAAAAGAAAAGGTTCTGATTTGaaaggaaaaatatataaacctcCTTTTCcttattttgaaagtttaagagATAAAGGTGCTTTTATCGTATTAAATGACACATATGTTACTGCAGAGACTGGTACAGGTATTGTTCATCAAGCACCTTATTTTGGAGAGGACGATTACCGGTGTTGTTTAGAAGCTGGTGTTATAACAAAAGATCAAGAAATTGTATGTCCAATTGATAGTTGTGGTCGTTTCATAGAACCGGTTCATGATTTTATTGGAAAATATGTAAAAGATGCTGATAAAgatattatcaaatatttacaaGCGAATAAAAGATTAATTCATAACAGTACTGTCAAACATAGTTATCCATATTGTTGGAGATCTGATACTCCGTTAATTTATAAAGCAGTACCTTCATGGTTTGTCAGAGTAGAAGCTATAAAAGAAAAACTTATAGCAGCAAATAGTACCACTTATTGGGTACCAGAATATGTAAAAGATAAACGATTTGGTAATTGGTTGAGAGATGCTCGTGATTGGGCTATTAGTAGAAATCGTTATTGGGGTAATCCAATTCCATTATGGATCTCAGAAGATGGACAAGAAATAGTATGCATAGGAAGTATTGCAGAATTGGAAGAATTAACTAATACGAAAATAACAGATATTCATAGAGAAAGTATAGATGATTTAACTATACCATCCAGACGACCAGGATATCCACCGTTGCGACGTGTACCCGAAGTATTTGATTGTTGGTTTGAATCAGGTTCTATGCCATATGCACAAATGCATTACCCTTTTGAGAATCGAAAAGAATTTGAGGAGAGTTTTCCAGCTGATTTTATTGGAGAAGGTATTGATCAAACTCGCGGTTGGTTTTATACCCTTTTAGTTATATCTACTGCTCTTTTTGGAAAAGCTCCATTTAAAAATCTTGTTGCCAATGGTTTAATACTAGCATCTGATGGGCAAAAGATGTCCAAGCGCAAAAAGAATTATCCAGATCCCATAGAAATTGTTAACAAATACGGAGCTGATGCTCTTCGTTTGTACTTAATTAATTCTCCTGTTGTAAGAGCGGAAAATTTACGATTTAAAGAAGAAGGTGTAAGGGATGTTATAAAGGATGTATTCTTACCTTGGTATAATGCCTTTAGATTTTTAATGCAAAACATTGAAAGGTTTGAAAGAGAAGAGAaaactatttttatatatgaCAATTCTAAAGATGTGTCTTCTAATAATATCATGGATAGATGGATTTTGTCTTTTACTCAAACACTATTGCAATTTGTTAAAGATGAAATGCAAGCATACAGATTATACACAGTAGTACCTCATCTAGTGAAATACATAGACAATCTTACTAATTGGTATGTAAGAATGAACAGAAAACGTATAAAAGGTGATAGCGGCGTGACTGATTGTCAACAAGCATTGAACACTTTATTTTGTGTTCTTTATACAATGGTTCGTGTTAATGCTCCATTCACACCATTTTTAACAGAGTTTATGTTCAAATATTTAGTGAAAATACTTCCACAGTCTAAGATTAATATGGACAGTGTTCATTATCAAATGATCCCACAACCTTGTTTGGAATTAATTGATGAAAAGATTGAGAAAGCTGTATTTTATATGCAAACCGTGATAGAATTAGGACGCGTCATACGAGATAGAAAAACAATTCCTGTCAAATATCCATTACCGGAAGTTGTAATAATTCATCAGGATGCTGAAGTATTGAATGATATAACttctttaaaatcatacattcttGAAGAACTTAATGTAAAGGAATTAACAGTAACTACTGATAAAGAGAAGTATGGTGTTAAATTAAGAGCAGAACCCGATCATAAAGTACTTGGATCACGTCTTAAAGGAGAATTTAAGTCCATTACTCAAGCTATTAAAGAGCTTTCTGatgtacaattacaaacatttgTTGCAACAAAAGAAATTACTGTTCTAGGTCATAAGTTAGGTGAGCAAGACTTACGGTTGATGTTTAGTTTCACTGGGCCAGCAGCTGAGCAATTATCTGAACAGTATGAAGCACATAGTGggggaaatattttaattttattggatGTTACTCCTGATGAAAGTATGCATAATGAAGGTGTGGCAAGAGAAGTAATTAATAGGGTTCAAAAACTGCGAAAGAAAGCTCAGTTGGTTCCATCAGATGAAGCAGTTGTATATTATGAAATAGGAAATCAAGATAGTAATTTAGCAAAAGTAATTATCAGTCACAaagattttattgaaaatgCAACTAAAACTCCACAGGAGGACATGTCAAAATTATCGGAAAatgcaaatataattatagaAGAAATGCAAACAATTAAAGGCGTTAATATGAAACTTGTATTAGTAAAAggacaaatatttcaaaacgaTAATAACAAACCACATGAAGAGCCTTTGTTGAAATATGTAAATCTTGAACTTCTAGGTATGAGACCAAGATTTGGAGCAACCGGCTGCTTAGGAACTGTTTTGTTAGAAACTCCTAAATCTTTAGTTCCTATCTCATACGAACAGTTAAGAAACGAAATCGAATTGATATTTGGTATTTATAATTGTTCTTATGACTTGTAtgtcaataataaaatagtgttaAAGGAATTCGATATTTTATCGTTACATAAGCAAACAATTCAAGTAACAAAAGCTGATGCAAATAAAATTCAGTCGACTTCAGTATTAAAATATCCAGTCTGTAAATACGTTAATATCAATGGTACTTCAGGAAAAGGTACTATTCTGCTAGAAAACCCAGAAGGAAATTTTAATATAGACAATTCAATGTTAAAACATCGATTAAATCTTTTCTTTAAGAAGACAAATATTTCTGAGCCTTTACCTAAAATACTTAGTGGATTGTGTGGGAAAACtttacaattaaattaa
- the LOC100881879 gene encoding transmembrane and ubiquitin-like domain-containing protein 1, which produces MSLIEGVGDEVTNFFIIVVALLVGWLAWCSTSIADQPLIRTVLILQHRTRTRIAELRANQTTSSFSRPPNLEMSEEESVQPVTDDNNDTSQNCPESPVTDTNGRTSPETHRTPETAATEEVLIEAMDSFNNDNATLLQRQTKINTSKKTSISESCTESIEAIPHEAENLSESTANEINIKLKFINDDQKVVTGSLKELLGDFKRRHFQIELDAQKLVRLVFNGRVLQPDSQTLEKCGLYNNCVVHCLVHQPRPNPVPSQTSTLDNSSSIYFNPQSFSDIPTGTGISSVHNEWDLNRLMLSFMTLTLGLAWYSRYHYAQLFSATTTIALYALTAIFAISLVTNFFPHEDNIRNIE; this is translated from the exons atgagtCTTATCGAAGGGGTTGGAGatgaagttacaaatttttttattattgtggtcgCCCTCTTAGTAGGGTGGCTTGCCTGGTGTTCTACAAGTATTGCAGATCAACCATTAATACGCACAGTACTTATATTGCAACATCGAACACGCACACGTATTGCTGAACTTCGAGCTAATCAAACTACTAGCTCTTTCAGTCGACCACCAAATTTGGAGATGTCGGAAGAAGAATCTGTACAACCAGTTACAGATGACAATAATGATACTTCACAAAATTGTCCAGAATCACCTGTCACAG ACACAAATGGAAGAACTTCTCCAGAAACACACAGAACACCTGAAACGGCAGCTACGGAAGAAGTACTTATCGAAGCAATGGATTCATTTAATAATGATAATGCAACTTTATTGCAAAGACAAACCAAAATAAATACTTCCAAGAAAACAAGTATATCAGAGTCATGTACTGAGTCCATAGAAGCTATACCACATGAAGCTGAAAATCTTTCAGAAAGCACTgctaatgaaattaatattaaacttaaGTTCATAAATGATGATCAAAAAGTTGTTACTGGTAGCCTTAAAGAGCTGCTTGGAGACTTTAAAAG gaggcattttcaaatagaactTGACGCCCAAAAATTGGTGAGATTAGTATTTAATGGCCGAGTGTTACAGCCTGATAGTCAAACATTGGAAAAATGTGGCTTGTATAACAATTGTGTAGTTCATTGCTTAGTACATCAACCACGACCAAATCCTGTACCATCGCAAACATCGACATTAGACAATTCATCGTCAATCTATTTTAATCCTCAATCATTCTCTGATATACCTACTGGCACAGGAATTAGTTCAGTGCATAACGAGTGGGATTTGAATAGACTTATGTTGAGTTTTATGACACTTACGTTAGGTCTTGCTTGGTATTCACGATACCACTACGCGCAACTGTTTTCCGCAACTACTACAATTGCATTATATGCACTCACTGCAATCTTTGCAATTTCATTAGTTACTAACTTCTTTCCTCATGAAGATAATATCAGAAATATTGAATGA